One Sinobacterium caligoides genomic window carries:
- a CDS encoding imelysin family protein has translation MNVLRPISAAVIALTASLSANAAVTKADVLENYTHIAHAVFEDSLLTAQALQVKIDALVKNPSEKTLNDAKIAWKQARVPYQQSEVYRFGNANVDDWEGQLNAWPLDEGMIDYTSKDYEYEMGNVGAQANIIANVSLNIGGETIDMKNITPELLASLNELGGSEANVASGYHAIEFLLWGQDLHGVNAGSGERPYTDYAQGKDCTNGNCERRGAYLQAAGQLLITDLQDMTTQWAAGSKDNYAAELIAGDKNEGITKMFFGMGSLALGELAGERMKVALEANSPEDEHDCFSDNTHYSHYYDAKGIKNIYLGEYQRVDGTVVKGASLAELVKAKDAGLNDKLVAALNSSESALQTMVDSAESKDGLKFDQMIAEGNSKGQKIITDAIAALVVETGLIEQAAKAVGVSNLNPDTADHQF, from the coding sequence ATGAACGTTCTTCGTCCCATCAGCGCTGCAGTCATTGCGCTTACCGCAAGCCTTTCAGCCAACGCCGCCGTTACAAAAGCAGACGTACTCGAAAACTATACTCACATTGCTCACGCCGTTTTCGAAGATTCGCTACTAACAGCACAAGCCTTACAAGTTAAAATTGATGCCTTGGTTAAAAACCCTTCGGAAAAGACGCTCAACGATGCCAAGATAGCTTGGAAACAAGCACGTGTTCCCTACCAGCAGAGTGAAGTCTATCGCTTTGGTAACGCCAATGTTGATGACTGGGAAGGTCAGCTTAATGCTTGGCCGCTCGATGAGGGAATGATTGATTACACCTCGAAAGACTACGAATACGAAATGGGTAATGTCGGCGCACAAGCCAACATTATTGCCAATGTTTCCCTTAATATTGGTGGCGAGACCATCGATATGAAGAATATCACCCCTGAGCTTCTTGCAAGTCTCAATGAACTCGGCGGTTCTGAGGCAAACGTTGCCTCTGGTTACCACGCCATCGAGTTCCTACTATGGGGACAAGATCTACACGGCGTTAACGCCGGTAGCGGCGAGCGTCCATACACCGATTACGCCCAAGGTAAAGATTGCACCAACGGCAACTGCGAACGCCGTGGCGCTTACCTTCAGGCAGCAGGACAGCTGTTGATCACAGACCTACAAGACATGACCACGCAGTGGGCCGCTGGCAGCAAAGATAACTATGCTGCTGAGCTCATTGCTGGCGACAAAAACGAAGGCATTACCAAAATGTTCTTCGGTATGGGCAGCCTGGCTCTCGGTGAACTTGCTGGCGAGCGCATGAAAGTCGCCCTTGAAGCCAACTCTCCTGAAGATGAGCACGATTGTTTCAGTGACAATACACACTATTCGCACTACTACGACGCCAAAGGTATTAAGAACATCTACCTTGGTGAGTATCAGCGAGTCGACGGCACTGTTGTCAAAGGTGCCAGCTTAGCTGAGCTTGTTAAAGCTAAAGATGCCGGCCTTAACGACAAGTTGGTTGCCGCATTGAACAGTTCAGAATCAGCCCTTCAGACTATGGTCGACAGCGCCGAATCAAAGGACGGTCTGAAGTTTGATCAAATGATTGCAGAAGGCAACAGCAAAGGACAAAAGATCATCACTGATGCTATTGCAGCACTAGTCGTTGAGACTGGTCTTATCGAGCAAGCCGCTAAAGCCGTTGGCGTATCAAACCTAAACCCTGATACAGCTGATCATCAGTTCTAA
- a CDS encoding di-heme oxidoredictase family protein, which yields MLQFINRSVILVTACLAAPLSQAVVEDKMYLSGGQTSIKASGRNAFSMPAANMPMTERLNFSVGNSFFRNPWVIAPATTTARDGLGPLFNTNACQNCHIKDGRGHLPEPGSHNSVSMLVRLSIPSTKADADILLKQGMIAEPNYGGQLQDFSIPGVKPEGQITFNYRYHEVTLADGEKVELREPLLTIDKLNYGPLHDKVQLSLRLSPPMIGLGLLEAVSDETLLALAASQPAQGVSGRPNKVWDVEKQKTVIGRFGWKAGQPTLRQQNAAAFNGDIGLTSSLFLTDECSEKQKDCRRSPSGNGDADSSVPELSDNLLEQVTFYTHNLAVPAQRNRQNPEVILGRQIFNNIGCASCHTETLKTANSPFPWLSHQTIHPYTDLLLHDMGPGLSDGRAEFIATGQEWRTPPLWGIGLSEVVSDSTDFLHDGRARNLTEAILWHGGEADTAKNNFTHLPKKERTALIRFLESL from the coding sequence ATGCTACAATTCATAAATCGTTCTGTAATACTTGTAACTGCTTGTCTTGCCGCGCCGTTAAGTCAGGCGGTCGTTGAAGATAAGATGTACCTCTCAGGTGGGCAGACCTCGATCAAAGCCAGCGGTCGTAATGCCTTCAGTATGCCTGCGGCTAACATGCCGATGACGGAGCGACTAAACTTTAGCGTCGGCAACAGCTTCTTCCGTAATCCTTGGGTGATCGCACCCGCAACAACAACTGCTCGCGACGGACTCGGCCCCCTTTTTAATACCAACGCTTGTCAGAACTGCCACATAAAAGATGGTCGTGGTCATTTACCTGAGCCCGGTAGTCATAACAGCGTGTCTATGCTGGTGAGACTCAGCATTCCCTCAACTAAGGCCGATGCAGACATTCTCCTGAAACAAGGCATGATCGCCGAGCCGAATTATGGCGGCCAACTACAAGACTTTTCCATCCCCGGCGTAAAACCGGAAGGACAAATTACTTTTAATTATCGCTATCACGAAGTAACACTAGCTGATGGCGAAAAAGTTGAGTTACGGGAACCATTACTAACTATCGACAAGTTAAATTATGGCCCTCTGCATGACAAAGTTCAGCTATCACTGCGTCTCTCGCCGCCGATGATTGGTCTAGGGCTGCTTGAGGCTGTTAGCGATGAAACTTTACTCGCGCTCGCGGCTAGCCAGCCGGCTCAAGGGGTCTCCGGCCGACCCAACAAAGTTTGGGACGTTGAGAAACAAAAAACTGTTATCGGCCGCTTTGGCTGGAAAGCTGGTCAACCAACACTAAGGCAACAAAATGCCGCCGCCTTTAATGGCGACATTGGCTTGACCAGTAGCCTGTTTCTAACAGATGAGTGCTCAGAGAAACAAAAAGATTGCCGTCGCTCACCCAGTGGTAACGGCGATGCTGACTCCAGTGTTCCTGAACTCAGTGATAATCTACTCGAACAAGTGACCTTCTACACACATAACTTAGCCGTACCTGCTCAGCGTAACCGCCAAAATCCCGAGGTCATTCTTGGCCGGCAAATTTTTAACAACATCGGTTGCGCTAGCTGTCATACCGAGACACTAAAAACCGCTAACAGCCCGTTTCCTTGGCTGAGTCACCAGACAATCCACCCATATACCGATCTACTACTACACGATATGGGGCCAGGGTTGAGTGATGGCAGAGCAGAATTTATTGCCACTGGTCAAGAGTGGCGAACACCACCACTATGGGGTATAGGGCTATCGGAAGTTGTATCAGACAGCACTGACTTTCTTCATGATGGTCGCGCTCGTAACCTGACAGAAGCCATTTTGTGGCACGGCGGTGAAGCAGATACTGCTAAAAATAATTTTACCCATTTGCCTAAAAAGGAACGTACAGCGTTAATTCGCTTCCTCGAATCCCTTTAA
- a CDS encoding imelysin family protein — MPTLPKKLLLKHGLIVTALSITIAGCSKQPTPEQTLINTELDRVIVPIHQHFEEQTAQLSQQATAFCSDQRNPDSLETLREQWLLSMQSWQQVMAIDFGPIKEHNQAWKIQFWPDKKNLIKQKTLKLLASDSKIDGDKIEKASVVIQGLSATEYLLYDRQSLVNAESDFNSLYDTSTTQGQRRCDMLMAVTDHSHRVAQHMAERWVGNDEEQGYADIYRSFGEDNVDYPTANDAIGTLIQSMVSSLEKIKKDKIGGPLGYNAKTKLVRPYLVEAWRSQQSLQLIDANLEAIDQLLNAGLLEYISAKPGGAELAAKIKQQLADTQFAASVIKQSLFEAVNDADGKAQTEDLYRQVTLLLRLLKKETVDTLGITLGFNSNDGD; from the coding sequence ATGCCGACATTACCAAAGAAACTGCTTCTCAAGCATGGTCTCATCGTCACAGCGCTTAGTATCACAATAGCGGGCTGCAGCAAACAGCCCACTCCTGAGCAAACACTGATTAACACCGAGCTTGATCGTGTAATTGTGCCAATACATCAACACTTCGAAGAGCAAACCGCCCAGCTTAGCCAGCAAGCGACCGCTTTCTGTAGCGATCAACGCAACCCAGACAGTCTAGAGACTCTTCGTGAGCAATGGTTGCTTTCAATGCAGAGCTGGCAACAAGTGATGGCCATTGATTTCGGCCCGATCAAAGAACATAACCAGGCCTGGAAAATTCAGTTTTGGCCCGACAAGAAAAACCTGATTAAGCAAAAAACGCTTAAATTGCTCGCCAGCGATAGTAAAATCGATGGCGATAAGATAGAAAAAGCCAGTGTCGTTATCCAGGGCCTCTCCGCTACCGAGTACCTGCTATATGATCGTCAGTCTCTCGTTAACGCCGAATCGGATTTCAATAGTCTCTATGACACAAGCACAACACAGGGCCAACGTCGTTGCGACATGCTAATGGCTGTCACCGACCACAGTCATCGTGTCGCGCAACACATGGCTGAACGGTGGGTTGGCAACGACGAAGAACAAGGCTATGCAGATATTTACCGAAGTTTTGGCGAAGATAATGTCGACTACCCCACCGCCAATGACGCTATCGGCACCCTTATTCAGTCCATGGTTTCCTCGTTAGAGAAAATAAAGAAAGATAAAATTGGCGGCCCGCTAGGCTATAACGCTAAAACTAAGCTGGTACGCCCCTACTTGGTCGAGGCTTGGCGTAGCCAGCAATCTCTTCAGCTTATTGATGCCAATCTAGAAGCGATAGATCAGCTACTTAATGCTGGGTTATTAGAGTATATCTCCGCTAAACCAGGTGGTGCTGAGTTGGCTGCTAAAATTAAGCAACAGCTTGCTGACACGCAATTTGCAGCCTCTGTCATTAAGCAGTCGCTTTTCGAAGCGGTGAATGATGCAGACGGTAAAGCCCAGACTGAGGATTTATATCGACAGGTCACACTGTTGTTACGCTTACTTAAAAAAGAAACAGTCGACACACTAGGCATCACTCTGGGCTTCAATTCTAACGATGGCGACTAA
- a CDS encoding DUF1513 domain-containing protein, translating to MYRRSFIKAAGLGLGVGLAPSALALFPKGETDELILSAASDRGGHHFVTAIDAQGRVRFKIPTPSRAHGSLLLKKEGLAVFFSRRPGFEMLVVDTYTGKLHQQITASENRHYFGHGCQSHDGRYLYTTENAFNDDPLSGHGVIGIYDIADNFSRIGEFDCQGIGPHQIERLPHSNTLVIAMGGILTHPERRREKLNIATMRSSLCYLDGDSGEVLAQVEPPNPQLSLRHLRVSSDAKVIAGAQYQGDISEMLPLVFSHRFLPGQKQQELVPFQADELTWLGLKQYIASVAVDPSNRYAITTAPRGDCVDLWSINSGRQLNRFSIKDVAGAIWQPKQQGFLVSTGRGELVLLRINAEGSTTSHRLAINNQLRWDNHLFG from the coding sequence ATGTATCGTAGAAGCTTCATAAAAGCTGCTGGCTTGGGGCTAGGTGTCGGTTTAGCGCCTAGCGCACTGGCTCTTTTCCCTAAAGGCGAGACTGATGAACTCATACTGAGCGCCGCAAGTGACCGCGGTGGGCATCACTTCGTTACTGCTATCGATGCGCAAGGCAGAGTTCGCTTCAAGATACCTACCCCTTCTCGCGCTCATGGCAGCTTGCTTCTCAAGAAAGAAGGGCTAGCGGTATTCTTTAGTCGTCGGCCTGGCTTCGAAATGCTTGTTGTTGACACATACACAGGCAAGTTGCACCAGCAAATCACGGCCAGTGAAAATCGTCACTATTTTGGCCACGGCTGCCAAAGTCACGATGGCCGCTATCTTTACACCACCGAAAATGCCTTCAACGATGACCCACTATCGGGTCACGGCGTCATTGGCATCTACGATATTGCAGACAACTTCAGCCGTATTGGAGAGTTTGATTGTCAGGGTATCGGGCCTCATCAGATCGAGCGCCTCCCCCATAGCAATACGCTTGTCATTGCCATGGGGGGGATCCTGACTCATCCTGAGCGACGCAGAGAAAAGCTGAATATTGCCACCATGCGCAGCAGCCTCTGCTACCTTGACGGCGATAGCGGTGAAGTTTTGGCGCAGGTTGAGCCCCCAAATCCGCAGCTTAGCCTTCGCCACTTACGAGTAAGCAGCGATGCAAAAGTAATAGCAGGGGCGCAATATCAAGGTGACATTAGCGAGATGTTGCCGCTGGTTTTTAGTCATCGCTTTCTGCCCGGGCAAAAGCAGCAAGAGCTCGTCCCCTTCCAAGCAGATGAGCTAACGTGGTTAGGCCTCAAACAATATATTGCCAGTGTTGCCGTAGACCCGAGTAATCGCTACGCCATCACTACCGCGCCACGCGGCGACTGTGTTGACCTGTGGTCTATCAATAGCGGCAGACAGCTCAATCGATTTAGCATTAAGGATGTCGCCGGCGCCATTTGGCAGCCAAAGCAGCAAGGCTTCCTTGTCTCGACAGGCCGTGGAGAACTGGTGCTACTGCGTATTAACGCAGAAGGAAGCACAACAAGCCATCGACTGGCGATAAACAATCAATTACGCTGGGACAATCACTTGTTTGGCTAG
- a CDS encoding multicopper oxidase family protein: MDLSRRQLLKGSLISASALALPQLTMALGSGAKYDYHITAEPGLFDIVPGGTTPGLGFNSQFPAPVIRCRQGQEVAIKFTNKLDEPTTIHWHGLRIPIEMDGVPFLSQPPIQPGESFIYRFTPPDAGTFWYHPHMNSLVQLGKGLTGVIIVEETEALPFDADVVIGLKDWRLNQDGSFLPLSIPRNAARGGTLGNVKTINGMIKPVIEVPAGGAIRARFANMDNSRTYGLSFKDYPAVVLAEDGNAIEAPYPLVKRKTGSGMRLDVGFIAPSNVGDEVIVYDQKGRRGYYEICRFRCIEGSKKPATKIPKLPVNPIKAPDLSKAKKINLVFEWAGALSPTKKDGSVDHVFWTINKRAWEGMMGGKIPAPIATLELGKSYIINLHNATPHHHPIHLHGHTFTVIKSNKRPITPYHTDTILLAKNERAQIAFVADNPGRWMFHCHVVEHFKTGLMGYITVA; the protein is encoded by the coding sequence ATGGATTTAAGTCGTCGTCAGTTGCTCAAAGGTTCACTCATCAGCGCTAGCGCCCTAGCCCTTCCGCAGTTAACGATGGCGCTTGGAAGCGGTGCCAAGTACGACTATCACATTACCGCAGAGCCCGGCCTGTTTGATATTGTTCCCGGTGGAACCACCCCAGGCCTTGGTTTTAACAGCCAGTTTCCAGCACCGGTAATCCGTTGTCGTCAAGGGCAAGAAGTCGCGATCAAGTTCACCAACAAACTCGACGAGCCAACGACGATCCATTGGCACGGCCTACGCATACCAATTGAAATGGATGGCGTACCCTTTCTTAGTCAGCCGCCAATACAGCCTGGCGAGAGTTTCATCTATCGCTTCACTCCGCCTGATGCGGGCACCTTTTGGTACCACCCTCATATGAATAGTCTGGTTCAACTAGGTAAAGGGCTGACAGGCGTCATCATCGTAGAGGAGACCGAAGCGCTACCCTTTGACGCCGATGTGGTAATAGGGCTAAAGGATTGGCGGCTTAACCAAGATGGCAGCTTTCTACCACTCTCTATTCCAAGAAACGCAGCAAGGGGTGGTACTCTCGGTAATGTTAAGACGATCAATGGGATGATCAAGCCTGTGATTGAAGTCCCTGCTGGCGGCGCTATCCGTGCCAGATTTGCCAACATGGATAATAGCCGTACTTATGGTTTGAGTTTCAAAGACTACCCTGCAGTAGTGCTTGCCGAAGATGGCAATGCTATTGAAGCCCCCTACCCCTTGGTCAAACGTAAAACAGGCTCTGGTATGCGGCTCGATGTCGGCTTTATTGCTCCGAGCAACGTCGGTGACGAAGTTATTGTTTACGATCAGAAAGGGCGCCGGGGTTACTATGAAATATGCCGTTTTAGGTGTATTGAAGGAAGCAAAAAGCCAGCGACAAAAATTCCTAAACTACCCGTCAACCCAATCAAAGCACCTGATTTGAGCAAAGCAAAAAAAATTAATCTTGTGTTCGAATGGGCAGGCGCGCTATCACCGACCAAAAAAGATGGCAGCGTTGACCACGTCTTTTGGACCATTAACAAGCGTGCCTGGGAAGGCATGATGGGCGGGAAAATTCCTGCACCAATTGCAACACTTGAGCTTGGCAAAAGCTATATTATCAATCTCCATAATGCCACACCCCATCATCATCCCATTCACCTACATGGACATACTTTTACAGTGATCAAGTCCAATAAGCGACCGATCACACCCTACCATACCGATACGATTCTTCTTGCCAAAAATGAACGTGCTCAGATCGCATTTGTCGCTGACAACCCAGGTCGCTGGATGTTTCATTGCCACGTTGTTGAGCATTTCAAAACGGGCTTGATGGGTTATATCACCGTTGCTTGA
- a CDS encoding DNA-3-methyladenine glycosylase I: MESKPRCQWAGEDPLYQHYHDNEWGKPLHGDQALFEMLCLEGQQAGLSWITVLKKRAHYRQCFHHFDINKVAAMSDEDIEQNLLDKGLIRNRLKLYAIRQNARATLDLQQELGSLDDFLWSFVNHTPIINTPEDMASLPSKTTISDAMSKALKKRGFKFIGSTICYAFMQASGMVDDHVASCYLGKNNE, translated from the coding sequence ATGGAAAGTAAACCGCGCTGTCAGTGGGCCGGCGAAGACCCCCTTTATCAGCATTATCACGATAATGAGTGGGGCAAGCCTTTGCATGGTGATCAGGCTCTTTTTGAGATGCTTTGTCTTGAGGGGCAACAAGCAGGCCTAAGCTGGATTACAGTTTTAAAGAAACGAGCGCATTACCGCCAATGCTTTCATCACTTTGATATAAATAAAGTGGCTGCAATGAGCGATGAAGATATCGAGCAAAACCTCCTTGATAAGGGCTTGATTCGAAACAGGTTGAAACTCTACGCCATCAGACAAAATGCACGCGCTACGCTGGACTTGCAACAGGAGCTGGGCAGTCTTGATGACTTCCTGTGGAGCTTTGTTAATCACACGCCCATCATTAACACTCCAGAAGATATGGCTAGCCTGCCCTCTAAAACCACCATCAGCGATGCAATGTCAAAGGCATTAAAGAAACGCGGCTTCAAATTCATTGGCAGCACAATCTGCTATGCCTTCATGCAGGCAAGCGGCATGGTCGATGATCATGTGGCGAGCTGTTATCTTGGCAAAAATAACGAATAG
- the lipA gene encoding lipoyl synthase, whose product MADNNLIPVTQVETGKKFTNESGVTAIKNGIKATQGADRELLKKPKWLRIKAKGGKGFENVKGIVHDHKLATVCEEAMCPNISECWTSGTATIMLMGDTCTRACRFCSVNTGNPKGVLDPEEAQNTADSVRLMKLKYLVLTSVNRDDVEDGGAGHYAAVVKKVIEDNPETAVEALTPDFQGVLADVETVVDSGIAVFAQNVETVKRLTHPVRDPRASYQQTLDVLAHAKQHRPEVLTKTSLMLGLGETEEEIIETMDHLRSANVDILTLGQYLQPTVNHLPVERYVSPENFEKYRQWGLDRGFLEVVSGAFVRSSYRAEQVLQKNNVGLATPL is encoded by the coding sequence ATGGCCGATAACAATTTGATCCCAGTAACACAAGTTGAAACGGGTAAGAAATTTACCAATGAATCCGGTGTCACCGCGATCAAGAATGGTATTAAGGCGACCCAAGGCGCTGATAGAGAGCTACTGAAGAAGCCTAAATGGTTAAGAATTAAGGCGAAAGGTGGTAAAGGCTTCGAAAACGTTAAAGGTATCGTGCACGACCACAAATTGGCGACAGTCTGTGAAGAAGCTATGTGCCCTAATATCAGTGAATGCTGGACCTCAGGGACAGCAACGATCATGTTGATGGGCGATACCTGTACCCGTGCTTGCCGCTTCTGTTCGGTGAATACCGGTAACCCAAAAGGGGTGCTCGATCCTGAGGAAGCACAAAACACTGCAGACTCTGTTCGATTGATGAAACTGAAGTACCTAGTGCTAACTTCAGTAAACCGTGATGATGTTGAAGATGGTGGAGCAGGGCACTACGCTGCGGTAGTCAAAAAGGTGATCGAGGATAACCCCGAGACAGCTGTAGAGGCGTTAACGCCTGACTTTCAAGGGGTTCTTGCCGATGTTGAAACCGTCGTTGATAGCGGTATTGCTGTATTCGCACAGAATGTCGAGACGGTTAAGCGTTTGACCCACCCTGTACGTGACCCACGTGCTAGCTACCAACAGACGCTGGATGTACTGGCCCATGCTAAGCAGCATCGCCCAGAGGTACTTACCAAGACGAGTTTGATGCTAGGACTGGGTGAGACGGAAGAAGAGATCATCGAGACGATGGATCACCTACGTAGTGCTAACGTCGATATTTTGACACTCGGGCAATACTTGCAGCCAACGGTCAATCATTTGCCGGTTGAGCGTTATGTCTCACCAGAGAACTTTGAAAAATATCGTCAGTGGGGATTGGATCGCGGTTTCTTGGAAGTTGTCTCAGGTGCGTTTGTACGGTCAAGCTATCGTGCAGAGCAGGTACTACAGAAAAACAATGTAGGCCTCGCGACACCTTTATAA